The stretch of DNA TGGTAAGCCAGGTTAACAAGTAAATGCTTGGACGGTTAGCCAACGCTAGACCTAGCCTGTTTTAGACCGTTATTATTTTTTTGCGGTTTTAGCGGTGGCTTCCTTACGAGATTTGACTGCTAACTCTGGGAACCAGATGGCGATTTCATGATGCGCGTTTTCACGACTATCGGAAGTGTGGATCACATTACGCAGGATGCCGTCGGGATATTCATGGGCGAAATCCCCGCGAATCGTGCCGGGTTGAGCATCATTTGGCCGTGTCTTACCCGCTAAATTATGGACGGACTTGACGACGCCGGTGCCACTGACAATGATTGCGACTAATGGCCCTTCTGTCATATAGGTCTCAATTTCAGCGAAATACGGCTTTTCTACTTTTTCACGATAGTGTTGTTGTAATTGTTCAGGAGTGGCACTGATTACTTTTAAAGCGACAATTTGATAACTTTTACGTTCTAAACGGGAAATGATCTCACCGATGTGTCCTTCAGCGACGCCATCGGGTTTAACGAGTACTAAAGTTTTTTCTGAATTTGCCATAATGAAATTCCTCCTCAATTTTAGAAAACGCTTTCATTCCTTGATAACTTAAATTGTAGCTGAATGCATGGCGGGCGTCAATGGAAGACCAAGTTAATTACTGAAATATCAGCACAATCCTTTCGTTTTGCCGGCACAAATCGTTATAATGGAAACAGTTAAAAACAAAGGATTGATGTTCATGCCACCACTTGATTTATCACATATTCGCCAACATCATACTGTGGCCGAACTGATCGCGTTAGGCAAAGCGCGCCGGTTGGTCACATCGTTTGATCAACTAGGGTCATTTACGCCGGTTGAGCGGGATGCAGGCGCATTTTTGAAACACGTTCGAGAAATGTTAGTTCCCGAATTATTGCCATTACGACGTGACCGGATGGCTGCGTCAACATTTGCCTTTTTCCGGGGTTCGGTCGAACTCATGGATTATGATTTAGATTATCAAAATTCAACTGAAATTCCTGCCGTTGTTTGTGGCGACGCGCATATTGGAAACTTTGGGTTTTATGCCTCGCCGGAACGTCGGTTGGTCTTTGACCTGAATGATTTCGATGAAGCGGGCGTTCACCCTTGGGAATGGGATCTGCGACGGCTGCTTGTCAGTATTATCTTGGCAGCACGCGATTCTGACTTTAAGCCTAAGCGAGTGGACAAGCTCGTTCGTGAAGCGAGTGCCAGCTATCGTGAAGCCATCAAACGGATGTTTAATCAGACTACCCTAGAGCGTTTCTATCGGGATAATGAAGTCCAAGCTGTCCTGAACTTTGGCGGTGAACCGGAAGATACTGCGGATTTCATTGCTGACTTGGTCAAAAAGGCAACTAAGCGTAATTCAGAACAAGTCGTTCGAAAATTCACGTGGACGAACAGCAATGGTGAACGCCAGTTTAAAGATAACGCGCCACGGTCGGTGCATATTGATAAAAAGACCTATCAGGCGTTGAAACAAGGAATTACGCAGTATCTCCAGACGGTGCGGACGGATGTCGCATTGTTGTTGTCGCAATATGAAGTAACCGATATTATTCGTCATAGCGTAGGCGTCGGAAGCTTTGGCTCACTTTGCTATTTAGTCTTATTGACGAGTACGGATGGGAGCCACATGGTTTTGCAGATTAAGGAAGCCTTGCCGACCCGGAAAGTTGGTAGTCAGTCACGACAAGCCTTGACCGCCGCGATGGAACTGACAGAAGGCCAACGAATCGTCAGTTCACAGCGAATCTTGCAATCGACTTCGGATGTCTTTTTAGGGTATTTCCAAATGGCTGATAAGAGTTTTTATGTCCGGCAATTCCGTGACATGAAAGAGTCGATCGATATTCCAACCTTGTCGTGGGGCCAATTTCAGGCTTACGCGAATACTTGTGCCATGATTTTGGCACAAGCCCATGCCCAAAGCCCAACCGCTGCGATGATTCGGGGCTATATTGGCAGTTCAACGAAATTCGATGACGCCATGGCTAATTGGGCCGAAGCGTATGTTACGCAGGTTGAAGATGATTATCAGACGTTCTTAGACTTAGTCTGAAATTAGTAAATAATTATTTGGTGTTAAAAAAATTCCGCTGGCAAATTAATGTCAGCGGATTTTTTTACGATTATTTCAATAAATACTTAGCGTCAAAATCATGGTCGTATGAAGATAAGATCTTGGGACCATCATCAGTTACTACTAAAGTGTGTTCATATTGGCAGCTAAGGCTACCATCCATAGTCCGCACCGTCCAGCCGTCATCAGCGGTTTCGCCAGAGCGCCAGTCGCCAACGTTAACCATTGGTTCGATGGTGATAGTCATCCCAGCCTTTAAGCGGGTGCCATGACCAGCTTCGCCATAATGAGGGACATCTGGTTTTTCGTGCATCGTCGGTCCAATGCCATGGCCAATGTATTCACGGACGACGCCGTAGCCCATTTGGTTTTCAGCGTAGTTTTGGATAGCCCAGCCAATGTCACCAATACGGTTACCAACAACAGCTTGGTCGATGCCAAGGTACAAAGCCTTCCAGGTAACGTCCATTAATTTTTGTACTTCTGGTGACGCTGTACCGGCAACAAAGGCGTGGCAAGAGTCACTCAAGTAACCATGATAGTTAATAACGGTATCCACTTTTAATAAGTCGCCGTCTTTAATTAAGATGTCTTTGCTAGGGCAGCCGTGACAAATCATGTCATTGACGCTGACACAAGTTGAGTATTTGTAGCCTTCAAAGTTGAGTTCGCCAGGGGTGGCATCATGCGCAATGATATATTCATAAGCGTAGTGGTCAACATCCCAAGTTGTTAGTCCGGGTTTAATATAATCTGCGAGTGCATGAAACAGACCGACCATAATATCGCCAGCTGCTTGCATACCCTTAATCTCGCGATCTGATTTAAGAGTTATCATTTTGCCTTTTTTCCTCCAAAAAAATTTAAATATTGTAAGTGAAAAAGTTTCCATATCTAGTATACTCCAGGCAAGTCTTTCCGACAAAAAGCAAAATTGTGAGTAGTGGTAGTCAGGTACTTAAAAAATGATCTTTCATGAAATACAGGAATGTTGTCGCTGTTAGTGCGGTTTGAGCTTGGTTATATATGGGTAAGCTGATTGGTTGATTCTTTGAGATAGGTCGTAAATATGAGGGCTAGTTTGTTGCTCCCAAGGAATTTTAGCGCCTGAATAACTTCCTCATAATGAGACGTATCCGTGGTCTCACCTTGGATGAAGGCTAATAAGTTATTAAAAAAGCGTAAACAGGCATGTTCAAATACTAAGTCGTCTGCGAGGGTGATTTGCCTCATCTTCTGTAAAACACTGGTTGCAGTGGTCCATTCGTGCCGGTCAATCGATAATATTAATACATTGACAAGCATTCTAAAGGATTCACTGCCATAACTTCTCAAAGATGAATATGCACTCAAATTGCTTAAAGTTTTAAATATGACTACGTTGATGAAATCAGTTGAAAAAATAAACATACAATTATTAAAAAGTACGGTTTCATAGTGAGTCCAAGTTTCGATCCTTATCAAATAGTCATGCAGAATTTGTTCACAAGTCTCATCGCTTTTATGCTGTAATTTCTTTTTGAGAATGACTAATAGGCAATATAGATGAAGCTCTCTAGTGCTATTGTTTTTGATGGCCGCATATTCTTTAATCATATTGGTTAGTGCTTGGATATTTTTATTTTCAAACTCGTTTTGGGCTTTAGTGTAATCTAAGAATATTTTTTCTTGATTGAAATTTTCTTTGATAAAATAAAATTCGTCAAAGGTGACATTGAGTTTTTCAAGGATGAATCGAAACTTGGTGATTGAAGTATTTACTTGGTCGTGCGATATCCTGTAATAATTTTGTCTACTAATTTCGGTACCACATATAGCCGTTAAAGAAATATTTTTCCGTTGTCTCAAGTATTCGATTGTTTCCCCAGTTTTCATCAAAATTCACCCCATAGTCAAAATCTGTCTCACATCTGAGACAGTTGGTGAGTTTATGTTACCAAAAACAATCCTGTGTTGAAAAAGAATTACCCTTGTCTTGTAAAAGGAGAGGGGGGTATTCCAAAATGCAAGTAAGCGATAGCTTAATAGAATTTAGAAATGTCGATAAAACACTTGGAAAACGGAAAGTTATTCGAGATCTAAGCTTTAAAATTGAAAAGGGGAAAATTTTTGCATTGCTTGGTCCGAATGGCGCGGGTAAAACAACCACAATTCGTTTATTGACAGGGTTGCTAGCACCTACGAGTGGTCAGATAGTGTTCTCAAATAAAAGTAATCAACAAATTGACGATACGTTCAGACAAAATATTGGTGTTCAAGATGATGGTAACCTATATGACAATCTGACTGTTATAGAGAATTTGGACTTGTGGGGTGATTTTTATCAGATGCCACAGGAGTTGAAACATCATCAGATTGATGAAATTTTACGCTTTTTTGATTTATTCGATCGAAAGAATTCTAAGGTTGGTCAACTTAGTAAGGGAATGCGGCAAAAAGTCAGTATCGCAAGAGCTGTATTCCATAAACCCAAACTCTTAATTTTAGATGAGCCAACTTCTGGATTGGATCCACAGGCGATGGATAATTTGACACATTATTTAAAAAAGCTAGTCAAAAGTAGGAATATGACAGTTATGATGTGTACTCATCAATTACAGGGACTTGAGAAAATAGCCGATTCGATTGGTATCCTTAAAGAGGGTAACTTGATTCAGTACGGTGAATCACGTGAAATTATTGAAGCGTTTTGGCCCAATGTAGTCTATCAAGTTGTAGCAACGCCAATTGACAAAGCTAATATTCTTTTAAATAAGGATAAGAATGTCAAATCAGTTTGCAACGCTGACGTCTTTGAAGTGAGTTTAAATGCGGGTGCAACTATTGCAAATGTGGTGACTGATCTGGTTGAAAATAATGTTTCTGTAAGCATGGTCGAAAAAGTTGATCATACAATAAAAGAAGTTTATTTTGAGACGATAGGAAGGTAGGATTAATGATTAACTTAGGTCGTGTCAAAACGCTTGTCAAAAAAGACCTGCTTGGAATCAAAAATGATAAAGTAACGCTCTTACCACTATGTTTATTGCCGTTAGTGTTCAGCTTGATTTTACCTACTATTTTACTGTTGGGTGGTGAAAAAAGTACGGTGATTAATGATATTGGCGGCGTAAGTTCATTTATGACCAATTTGAATACTACGATTATTCCGCACAATATACCGTCAGAATATGTCGAGATATATGCGATCTTAATGTATTTTTTCATTCCAATATTCGCATTAATTCCAGTGATGCTTGCTACGGTAATTGCGAGCTCGAGCTTTGTTGGAGAAAAGGAAAACAAAACAATCGAGGGGTTACTGTATACGCCACTCACCAACAGTGAACTAGTTTTGGGGAAAATACTTGCAGCAGCGATTCCAGCAATGCTTGCTACTTGGGTATCAATTCTTATTTATGGGATATTGCTTGATACGCTGGGTTTGAATGTCTTTAAGACAATGATTTTCCCAAATGTGACTTGGATATTGGTGGCATTATTTTTGGATCCTTGCATTGTTTTCCTAGCAATAGCCCTAGTTATCTTCGTTGCCCAGCGCGTGAAAACCAGTAAAGCGGCCCAATCAGTGGCTATGATACTTATTCTACCAATCATCGTAGGAGTTATTTCTCAAGCAAGTGGTGCAGTTCTACTAGGAATACGCGCAGTTTTGATTGTTACGGTATTGTTGTTGTTAATTGATTTATTCATATTTGTGGTTGTTGTGAAACGTTTCAATCGAGAAAAATACATTTTAAAAATATAGTAATGATTTTCTGAAGGTATGTAGGACTAAATGATAATAGGTGATAAGGTTCGATTGGGGGCATGAATTTTTCACAGCGTGATATTTCAAGTACATGTACACTGCTGATAAACGAAGGATCAGTCAGCTCTTCTATAAGCGCTGATGATTGTTTTCGAGGTAAGTGGGAGTCAGATAATAATTGTAAAAAAATTCGCCCGCACAAAAACACCGTGCTGACGGGAAGAAATCGGATTCGTTGTTTACAACTGAATTAATATTTTGAAATTAGTCCTTTTCATCGTGGAAGATAATGATACAATATATAGTGTTGTTTCGAACGGAAGCACTACATATGGTAGTGTGAGTCGTAATGGTTGGCCAACTATAATGACGCAACGGCATATTATTAGTCACGGAAAGAGGAATTTGATTTTGAGTAATTATTTTAAATTTTTAGCGCACCAATTGAAAGGTTGGCCACAACAAAACTACTATTTATTCTACTTTAGCTTGGGTTGCCAAGTGATGACCTTGGTGAGTGCCCCAATCACAGCGTTATCTATTCTAACATTTATTGGGACCACTTTGGGCGTTTTATGTGTCTTGGCTATCAATGCGGCTAAATCAGTAAATGGCCTATTAGGAGTCATTTCCGCGGCTTGCTTTATCGTCGTTGGGTTCTCTGCAAAGAACTATTTGAGTATTGGTGAACAATTAGCTTATGTCGTTACTTTGGATATTCCAGTATTACTTAGTGCTAGCTGGAACGTCAACATGGTTTCAAAAATCCGAAAGTTTACGGGTAAAACTTGGATTGTTGCCATCGTATCAACGTTAGTCGTCTATGGCATTTCTGGTTACTTAATTGGTGCCTTAACGGATGATCCACGGCCATGGGTCGATGCTATTAGCTTTGCCATCTGCTTAACAGCCGGTGTCATTTGCTTCTTACGCTACAACAACCAATATTTCTGGTGGATCGCTTCTGGTCTGGCTCAAATGGTTCTTTGGTTTATCTCATTCCGTCAAGGCTCAGCCACTTTAGCGATGTTCATCAACAGTTCAGTTTACTTGATGAATGACATCTTGGCCTTCACGGTTTCACCTTGGTACAACAAGCATGAACGGGCTCGGTTGATTGCTGAAGAAAAAGCCAGTGCGCAAGCTGAAAAATCAACTGAACAAAATGTGTTTGGTTTGGATCATCAAGCTTAAAAGTTCCTGCATGACCATATTTTTAAAAAAGTAAACTAGCGACCGTTAATTCCTTGATGAAGGCTATCAAGTGATTAAGGTCGCTTTTCTGTCGTTGTTTTGAAAATGATCCTCATTGGTTTCAAAATAGCGTGACGAAATAGGTCGCGTTTGCAGAAAATTTGTTTTATACTAATACCGATGAGTGGGTTAACTAATTTTGAGGGGGATTTAGAGAATGTTGAATGCGGACGATCAAAAGCACCATTTTAAAATGTACAAACGTGGTAAAGTCTGGGTGACAATTGGTATTGTCGCCTTGACTTGGCAAATTGGGGGCATGACCAGTCAAGCTGCGACGACTAGGGTCACAGTTCCTACGGTGACACCCAAAACGACTGATGATGCCGTACCGGTCAAAGCAAAGACAACGACCTTGCGAACCAAGACGGTTAAGCCGAAAACTGATGACCAGAAGACAACCCAAACAGGGCATTCAAAGACAACCGCGGATGCACAAGTAAAATCTGATCATTCTCAAGTTAAAGTTGAAGCACCCAAGACTGAAAATCAGGCGGTTAAACCTATCTCTAAACCGACGTCGGCGACGAATCAGGCTCAATCGGAACCTTCGACACAACCGTTCAAACCAACACACAATACCATACCAACTGACCAGTCCGTGACTCAACCAGTAGTGGTCGTTAAACCCGCTAAGGTTGGCTCGCAGCCACAGTTAGCCATTAACCAGTCAACTAAGAATTCGGTAGTTCAGCCAGTCGCTGCGCCGTTAGGATCGACTAATGATAACAACACTAATCCTACTAAACCGACACCAGCAAAAGATTATGCGGCGTATAATCAGACCACTAATCTTGATAAAGGGATTTTAGGAACGAGTGAATGGTGGATTGATGCGGGTGATGTGTTACACATTGGGGGCGGCCAGCTCGCAGACACACATGTTTGGGACGATTACGATCCGAATAAAGCTGAAACTGACCATAATCCCGCGAATGAGAAGAAGGCTTCGCGACGTACAGGAATTAAGCCTCGTACCCAAGGAATCTCAATTTGGGGGAACGAAGCAACTAATATTAATCGAATTATTTTAGAGGACACGATCAAGACTAGCGCCGATGCTTCGGGGCTATTCTACAATTTAACGTCATTGTCACAGATTGACCACTTATCTAGGCTGGATACGCGACAAGCCACTAATATGGCATTCATGTTTGCCATGGATTTCTCGTTAGCCCAACTGGATCTATCCCATTTTCAGACTGCTAATGTGACCAATATGAATGGTACTTTTACCGGCTTATCTAGTCTTGAAAGCTTGGACTTATCATCGCTAAATACTGGTCAGGTTATCGATATGACTGAAATGTTGGCCGAAAATGCTAGTTTGACCCAACTTGATCTATCCACCCTAGACACACACAATGTGGTCAAAATGAGTGGCTTATTGATGGATGATAGCAGTCTTGAACGACTTAATTTAACCCATTTGGATACAAGCAACGTGACTTTGATGGATGAAATGTTTCAAGGCTTAGATGCTATTCAGGACTTGGATGTCTCTGGGCTAAATACGGGTAAAGTAGTCGATATGACGGCCATGTTTGGGCGAGATGATGATGCTTACCCGATGGACCCGGAAGATCCCGAAGAATCGGCACCAATTGAGAATCCAATGACACTTGACCTCTCTAACTTTGATATGCGTCATTTGGATTATGCATTAGGCATGCTGGATTTACCCTTAATTGAGATCACGCTTGGAAAAAATTCAATTTTGACACTGGATGTGCCTTACTATAATGAGCAGCACGAACTTATTAAGCAACAGACAATGGCACTGAACACATTTGCGCCAAATACTGAGTATGAGGGTCAACAATATACGGGTCGCTGGGTCAATACGAAAACGCATCAAGTGTACACGACCGCCCAATTAATGGCGCTTTATACGCTCAAAGGTGAGCGCCCGGTAGCGACCTATCAGCAGCAAAAAAATTTAGACGTTAAAGATAGTGTGATTAAGTTAGGGACGCCGTGGCAAGTTGCGGATAACTTTGTCAGTGCGACCAACGCTGACGGTAGCGCTGTTAGCGTCAACGAGTCGTTGATCAAAATTAAAAATCAGCCAAACACACAAGTGCTGGGGAAGACACTCGTGACATACGAGTTTACGAACTCAACCGGTTTCTTGGCCACGAGCCAAGCCCAAGTGATCGTGACTGGGATTCTTTTGACTGAAACCCACAAACAACTGACTGTTGGGACGACGTGGCAGCCATTGAGCAACGTTAAATTGGCAGTTAATTCTGCTGGAGATGTGGTGACGACAACGGGGGTCACGGCCACAATCTTTGATGCTAATGGCCAGCCGGTCACGAATTTTCATGTTCCTGGTCAGTATCACGTGACTTACCAGTTGAAAGATGATCCGACGAGTTTGGTGACAATACCGGTAACAGTGGTTAATTTAGCAGCCATTGAGGCCAAAAATAGTGCTAT from Lactiplantibacillus brownii encodes:
- the ndk gene encoding nucleoside-diphosphate kinase encodes the protein MANSEKTLVLVKPDGVAEGHIGEIISRLERKSYQIVALKVISATPEQLQQHYREKVEKPYFAEIETYMTEGPLVAIIVSGTGVVKSVHNLAGKTRPNDAQPGTIRGDFAHEYPDGILRNVIHTSDSRENAHHEIAIWFPELAVKSRKEATAKTAKK
- a CDS encoding DUF2252 domain-containing protein; protein product: MPPLDLSHIRQHHTVAELIALGKARRLVTSFDQLGSFTPVERDAGAFLKHVREMLVPELLPLRRDRMAASTFAFFRGSVELMDYDLDYQNSTEIPAVVCGDAHIGNFGFYASPERRLVFDLNDFDEAGVHPWEWDLRRLLVSIILAARDSDFKPKRVDKLVREASASYREAIKRMFNQTTLERFYRDNEVQAVLNFGGEPEDTADFIADLVKKATKRNSEQVVRKFTWTNSNGERQFKDNAPRSVHIDKKTYQALKQGITQYLQTVRTDVALLLSQYEVTDIIRHSVGVGSFGSLCYLVLLTSTDGSHMVLQIKEALPTRKVGSQSRQALTAAMELTEGQRIVSSQRILQSTSDVFLGYFQMADKSFYVRQFRDMKESIDIPTLSWGQFQAYANTCAMILAQAHAQSPTAAMIRGYIGSSTKFDDAMANWAEAYVTQVEDDYQTFLDLV
- the map gene encoding type I methionyl aminopeptidase yields the protein MITLKSDREIKGMQAAGDIMVGLFHALADYIKPGLTTWDVDHYAYEYIIAHDATPGELNFEGYKYSTCVSVNDMICHGCPSKDILIKDGDLLKVDTVINYHGYLSDSCHAFVAGTASPEVQKLMDVTWKALYLGIDQAVVGNRIGDIGWAIQNYAENQMGYGVVREYIGHGIGPTMHEKPDVPHYGEAGHGTRLKAGMTITIEPMVNVGDWRSGETADDGWTVRTMDGSLSCQYEHTLVVTDDGPKILSSYDHDFDAKYLLK
- a CDS encoding Rgg/GadR/MutR family transcriptional regulator, translating into MKTGETIEYLRQRKNISLTAICGTEISRQNYYRISHDQVNTSITKFRFILEKLNVTFDEFYFIKENFNQEKIFLDYTKAQNEFENKNIQALTNMIKEYAAIKNNSTRELHLYCLLVILKKKLQHKSDETCEQILHDYLIRIETWTHYETVLFNNCMFIFSTDFINVVIFKTLSNLSAYSSLRSYGSESFRMLVNVLILSIDRHEWTTATSVLQKMRQITLADDLVFEHACLRFFNNLLAFIQGETTDTSHYEEVIQALKFLGSNKLALIFTTYLKESTNQLTHI
- a CDS encoding ABC transporter ATP-binding protein; the protein is MQVSDSLIEFRNVDKTLGKRKVIRDLSFKIEKGKIFALLGPNGAGKTTTIRLLTGLLAPTSGQIVFSNKSNQQIDDTFRQNIGVQDDGNLYDNLTVIENLDLWGDFYQMPQELKHHQIDEILRFFDLFDRKNSKVGQLSKGMRQKVSIARAVFHKPKLLILDEPTSGLDPQAMDNLTHYLKKLVKSRNMTVMMCTHQLQGLEKIADSIGILKEGNLIQYGESREIIEAFWPNVVYQVVATPIDKANILLNKDKNVKSVCNADVFEVSLNAGATIANVVTDLVENNVSVSMVEKVDHTIKEVYFETIGR
- a CDS encoding ABC transporter permease, which codes for MINLGRVKTLVKKDLLGIKNDKVTLLPLCLLPLVFSLILPTILLLGGEKSTVINDIGGVSSFMTNLNTTIIPHNIPSEYVEIYAILMYFFIPIFALIPVMLATVIASSSFVGEKENKTIEGLLYTPLTNSELVLGKILAAAIPAMLATWVSILIYGILLDTLGLNVFKTMIFPNVTWILVALFLDPCIVFLAIALVIFVAQRVKTSKAAQSVAMILILPIIVGVISQASGAVLLGIRAVLIVTVLLLLIDLFIFVVVVKRFNREKYILKI
- the pnuC gene encoding nicotinamide riboside transporter PnuC; the protein is MTQRHIISHGKRNLILSNYFKFLAHQLKGWPQQNYYLFYFSLGCQVMTLVSAPITALSILTFIGTTLGVLCVLAINAAKSVNGLLGVISAACFIVVGFSAKNYLSIGEQLAYVVTLDIPVLLSASWNVNMVSKIRKFTGKTWIVAIVSTLVVYGISGYLIGALTDDPRPWVDAISFAICLTAGVICFLRYNNQYFWWIASGLAQMVLWFISFRQGSATLAMFINSSVYLMNDILAFTVSPWYNKHERARLIAEEKASAQAEKSTEQNVFGLDHQA
- a CDS encoding bacterial Ig-like domain-containing protein, with product MLNADDQKHHFKMYKRGKVWVTIGIVALTWQIGGMTSQAATTRVTVPTVTPKTTDDAVPVKAKTTTLRTKTVKPKTDDQKTTQTGHSKTTADAQVKSDHSQVKVEAPKTENQAVKPISKPTSATNQAQSEPSTQPFKPTHNTIPTDQSVTQPVVVVKPAKVGSQPQLAINQSTKNSVVQPVAAPLGSTNDNNTNPTKPTPAKDYAAYNQTTNLDKGILGTSEWWIDAGDVLHIGGGQLADTHVWDDYDPNKAETDHNPANEKKASRRTGIKPRTQGISIWGNEATNINRIILEDTIKTSADASGLFYNLTSLSQIDHLSRLDTRQATNMAFMFAMDFSLAQLDLSHFQTANVTNMNGTFTGLSSLESLDLSSLNTGQVIDMTEMLAENASLTQLDLSTLDTHNVVKMSGLLMDDSSLERLNLTHLDTSNVTLMDEMFQGLDAIQDLDVSGLNTGKVVDMTAMFGRDDDAYPMDPEDPEESAPIENPMTLDLSNFDMRHLDYALGMLDLPLIEITLGKNSILTLDVPYYNEQHELIKQQTMALNTFAPNTEYEGQQYTGRWVNTKTHQVYTTAQLMALYTLKGERPVATYQQQKNLDVKDSVIKLGTPWQVADNFVSATNADGSAVSVNESLIKIKNQPNTQVLGKTLVTYEFTNSTGFLATSQAQVIVTGILLTETHKQLTVGTTWQPLSNVKLAVNSAGDVVTTTGVTATIFDANGQPVTNFHVPGQYHVTYQLKDDPTSLVTIPVTVVNLAAIEAKNSAIKLGTVWQPSDNFSAVDENGHTLAPTAPGVHLTGRPNTKVPGNYHVTYTYTDMTNHQASKEATVTVAGLLLKQDQANLITTANWQPQANLKLAVNADGKSLTAGEMQITAQPVTGHTTTTSLAQLTGPGTYVVTYQFTDQLGTHQAQTRVTVVSHAMIKAHDQLVAAGDSWHPKAGFVTATDEYGRPLAWSAITVTGRVDVDQAGQYPVTYSYVDAAGNLTRQTTTVTVLAASVPTQPTDNHHQGEQSKLRPQPAAEKPTIVKPITVKPVIVKATTVAAAKPAKISHTDQSVLKPLYQPASPVTLPKTDEAPTTAISIMGLVGLLMSSWLAGVAWLKRH